One genomic region from Equus asinus isolate D_3611 breed Donkey chromosome 10, EquAss-T2T_v2, whole genome shotgun sequence encodes:
- the LOC106831228 gene encoding olfactory receptor 7A17-like translates to MEAGNDTQISEFLLLGLSKEAELKPLIFGLFLSMYLITVFGNLLIILAVSSDSHLHTPMYFFLSNLSFVDICFTSTTIPKMLVNIQTQSKGITYEGCITQMYFFMLFVVLDTFLLTVMAYDRLVAICYPLHYPVTMSPVLCALLLLVSWIMSALNSLLQSLMLLWLSFCTDLEIPHFFCEIKQVVQLACSDTILNDTVMCFSAVLLGGGSLAGILYSYCKIVSSICGISSAQGKYKAFSTCASHLSIVSLFYCTSLGVYLSSAATHSSHSSATASVIYTVLTPMLNPFIYSLRNKEIKKALKRFFGMAAAKGLIVLGLKNLM, encoded by the coding sequence ATGGAAGCAGGAAATGACACacaaatttcagaatttctccttctgggattatCAAAGGAAGCAGAACTGAAGCCTCTCATATTTGGGCTTTTCCTCTCCATGTACCTGATCACTGTGTTTGGAAATTTGCTCATAATCTTGGCTGTCAGCTcagactcccacctccacacacccatgtacttcttcctctccaacctgTCCTTTGTGGACATCTGTTTCACCTCCACCACCATACCAAAGATGCTAGTGAACATCCAGACGCAGAGCAAAGGTATAACCTATGAAGGCTGCATCACCCAGATGTATTTTTTCATGCTGTTTGTAGTGTTGGACACCTTCCTTCTGacagtgatggcctatgaccgacTCGTGGCCATCTGCTACCCCCTGCACTACCCAGTCACCATGAGCCCAGTTCTCTGTGCACTGCTGCTTCTGGTGTCCTGGATCATGAGTGCCCTGAATTCCTTGTTACAGAGTTTAATGCTGTTATGGCTTTCTTTCTGTACAGACTTGGAAATCCcccactttttctgtgaaatcAAACAAGTGGTCCAACTTGCCTGTTCTGACACCATTCTCAATGACACAGTGATGTGTTTTTCAGCAGTGCTGCTGGGTGGTGGTTCCCTGGCTGGTATCCTTTACTCATACTGTAAGATAGTTTCCTCCATATGTGGAATTTCATCAGCTCAGGGGAAGTATAAAGCATTTTCCACCTGTGCTTCTCACCTCTCCATTGTCTCCTTATTTTATTGTACAAGCTTAGGTGTGTACCTCAGCTCTGCTGCTACCCACAGCTCACACTCCAGTGCAACAGCCTCAGTGATATACACTGTGCtcacccccatgctgaaccccttcatctacagtctgaggaacaaagagataaagaaggctctgaaaagattctttgggATGGCAGCTGCAAAAGGGTTAATTGTCCTGGGGCTGAAGAATCTTATGTAA